In the genome of Opitutia bacterium KCR 482, one region contains:
- a CDS encoding putative transporter, whose protein sequence is MNWLSTLFFGTGIAHSVLVLAIVIALGVVFGKVKVAGISLGITWILFVGIAFGHFKMGIEPNTLHFIKEFGLILFIYSIGLQVGPGFFSSFKKTGLRLNSIAMGVVFMGVITTCVVSFVFDMPMSTMVGILSGAVTNTPGLGAASQTYFDIFGKDDPTISLGYAVAYPLGVIGVISSMIIIKAVFRISFEREMKEIEARSGAKEGAMRISIVMANPSLFGKKVDDVVRLAAKRFVISRVCDRDGHIEVACAETVLREGDKILVVCDHKDADFLGAFLGERIDMEWQKLDSGLEARRIMITNHDVNGKTLGKLGLFGGFSFNITRVNRAGIDLVAHPDLQLQVGDRVTVVGSSAAIANVEKVLGNSLLKLRQPNLFPIFLGIFLGVFLGSIPFSFPGIPQPVKLGLAGGPLVVSILLSRFGSRFKMVTFTTVSASLMLREVGIALFLAGVGIGAGDQFVSTILNGGYKWIGYGFIITMVPMLTMGVLGRILLKVDYFTLIGVLSGSTTNPPALAYSNATSGNDMPAVGYATVYPLTMFMRVLTAQLLIIFAS, encoded by the coding sequence ATGAATTGGCTATCGACTCTGTTTTTCGGAACGGGAATCGCGCACAGCGTTCTCGTTCTTGCTATCGTCATTGCGCTCGGCGTGGTTTTTGGCAAGGTGAAAGTGGCGGGCATTTCGCTCGGCATCACTTGGATTTTGTTCGTGGGAATCGCGTTCGGACACTTCAAAATGGGTATCGAACCCAATACCCTCCACTTTATCAAGGAGTTCGGGCTGATTTTGTTCATTTATTCGATAGGCTTGCAGGTCGGCCCCGGTTTCTTTTCGTCGTTTAAAAAGACGGGTCTGCGGCTCAACTCCATTGCCATGGGCGTCGTCTTCATGGGCGTGATTACAACGTGCGTGGTCTCGTTCGTCTTCGACATGCCGATGTCCACGATGGTCGGCATTCTGTCGGGCGCGGTGACCAACACCCCCGGCCTCGGCGCGGCGTCGCAAACTTACTTCGACATCTTCGGAAAGGACGACCCCACAATCTCCCTCGGCTACGCCGTCGCCTACCCGCTCGGCGTAATCGGCGTAATTTCCTCCATGATTATCATCAAGGCGGTTTTCAGGATTTCATTCGAGCGCGAAATGAAGGAAATCGAAGCCCGCAGCGGCGCAAAAGAGGGCGCGATGAGGATTTCCATTGTCATGGCGAACCCCTCGCTCTTCGGCAAAAAGGTTGACGACGTAGTGCGCCTTGCCGCAAAGCGTTTCGTGATTTCGCGCGTTTGCGACCGCGACGGACACATCGAAGTTGCGTGCGCCGAAACCGTCCTGCGCGAGGGCGACAAAATCCTCGTGGTTTGCGACCACAAAGACGCCGACTTCCTCGGCGCGTTCCTCGGCGAGAGAATCGACATGGAGTGGCAGAAGCTCGATTCGGGGCTTGAAGCGCGCCGCATAATGATTACAAACCACGACGTCAACGGCAAGACGCTCGGCAAGCTTGGGCTTTTCGGCGGATTCTCGTTCAACATCACGCGCGTGAACCGCGCGGGTATCGACCTCGTAGCCCACCCCGACTTGCAGTTGCAGGTTGGCGACCGCGTGACGGTCGTAGGCTCGTCGGCGGCGATTGCAAACGTCGAAAAGGTGCTCGGCAACTCCCTCCTGAAACTCAGACAGCCCAACCTTTTCCCGATTTTTCTCGGAATTTTCCTCGGTGTGTTCCTGGGCTCGATTCCGTTTTCGTTCCCCGGGATTCCGCAACCCGTGAAGCTCGGCTTGGCGGGCGGCCCGCTTGTGGTCTCCATTCTTTTGAGCCGCTTCGGTTCGCGCTTCAAAATGGTGACGTTTACAACGGTCAGCGCAAGCTTGATGTTGCGCGAAGTCGGCATTGCGCTCTTCTTGGCGGGGGTCGGCATAGGCGCGGGCGACCAGTTTGTTTCGACCATTCTCAACGGCGGCTACAAGTGGATTGGCTACGGCTTCATAATCACGATGGTGCCGATGTTGACGATGGGCGTCTTGGGGCGCATTTTGTTGAAGGTTGACTACTTTACGCTTATCGGCGTTTTGTCGGGCAGCACAACGAACCCGCCCGCGCTGGCGTACTCGAACGCGACAAGCGGCAACGACATGCCCGCGGTAGGCTACGCAACGGTCTATCCGCTGACAATGTTCATGAGAGTATTAACAGCGCAACTACTGATTATATTCGCCAGCTAA
- a CDS encoding tetratricopeptide repeat protein, with protein MRQLFRLFAAAAALSASVFAFAETGDSRIADAGAKILLTRAERGDTDSKMSVALSYAQGEKGFPKDAASAAKWFLSAADDGNAYAQNFAASAYAKGEGVPKDERLAAEWWKKAADAGYPEAMFNLAACHSKGFGVPKDYKAAVEWWVKAAEAGHAAAQFNVAALCINGSYLEKSLPRGIGWLKKSAEGGNRDAQTALAGYYYHGVGVNASKTEAARLWKSAADAGDLFAQKNLALMYLRGDGIPADKKAFVKYTLLAAENGDVDSLYNMGVVFETGDGVEMDTERASEYYRRAAAKGHAEAVKRLERK; from the coding sequence ATGCGCCAGCTCTTTCGGCTATTCGCCGCCGCCGCGGCTCTTTCCGCGTCCGTTTTTGCCTTCGCCGAAACGGGCGATTCGCGCATAGCGGACGCGGGCGCGAAAATACTTTTGACCCGCGCCGAACGCGGCGATACCGACTCGAAAATGTCGGTCGCCCTCAGCTACGCGCAGGGCGAAAAGGGATTCCCCAAAGACGCCGCGTCCGCCGCGAAATGGTTTTTGTCGGCGGCGGACGACGGCAACGCCTACGCGCAGAATTTTGCGGCGTCGGCGTACGCAAAAGGCGAGGGCGTGCCGAAAGACGAACGCCTCGCCGCGGAGTGGTGGAAAAAGGCGGCGGACGCGGGCTATCCCGAGGCGATGTTCAACTTGGCGGCATGCCACTCAAAGGGCTTCGGTGTGCCGAAAGACTACAAGGCGGCTGTCGAGTGGTGGGTCAAGGCGGCAGAGGCGGGGCACGCCGCCGCGCAGTTCAACGTGGCCGCGCTTTGCATAAACGGGAGCTATCTCGAAAAATCGCTTCCGCGCGGAATCGGCTGGCTGAAAAAGTCGGCTGAGGGCGGCAACAGGGACGCCCAAACCGCGCTTGCGGGATACTACTATCACGGCGTCGGCGTGAACGCCTCGAAGACCGAGGCGGCGCGGCTGTGGAAGTCGGCGGCGGACGCGGGCGACTTGTTCGCGCAGAAAAATCTCGCCCTGATGTACCTGCGCGGCGACGGCATTCCCGCCGACAAAAAGGCGTTTGTTAAATACACGCTTCTTGCCGCCGAAAACGGGGACGTCGATTCCCTCTACAACATGGGCGTTGTTTTCGAGACGGGCGACGGAGTGGAGATGGACACCGAACGCGCGTCGGAGTATTACCGCCGCGCCGCCGCAAAGGGGCACGCCGAGGCGGTGAAGCGTCTTGAACGCAAATAG
- a CDS encoding NAD(P)(+) transhydrogenase (Re/Si-specific) subunit beta, giving the protein MNPAIVNFVYILASILFIIGIKMLGKAETARRGNLVSAVGMLVAVVITLFDKKILDCNDPLSWGLLAGGLLFGGLVGAVMAKRVKMTSMPEMVALLNGFGGLASLLVAAAEYYFDMVQGDAHMPDTFSKFAIAATIAIGGITFTGSVYAWGKLSGKISGKAKTFAGQKALNAALAVLTLAAAAVLTVSGDFQLGFAAMLAAVLLSLLLGFAAVMPIGGGDMPVVISLLNSLSGLAASAAGFVISNNVLIVAGCLVGASGIILTVIMCKSMNRTLGNVLFSGFGSGGSKSQKVEGEMKPISVDDAYFVLEAAQNVVFIPGYGMAVAQAQHAVKELAEILENNGAEVAFAIHPVAGRMPGHMNVLLAEADVPYEQLKEMDEANRILETADVAIVIGANDVVNPAAAEDKGSPIYGMPIIEAYKAKTVFALKRGKGAGFSGLENSLFFRPNTRMIYGDAKATINELVAKFKDK; this is encoded by the coding sequence ATGAATCCTGCTATCGTAAATTTTGTTTATATTCTTGCGTCGATTCTGTTCATTATCGGCATTAAAATGCTCGGCAAGGCGGAAACGGCGCGCAGGGGCAACCTTGTTTCTGCGGTCGGCATGCTGGTGGCGGTCGTAATCACGCTTTTCGACAAAAAAATTCTCGACTGCAACGACCCGCTCTCGTGGGGTCTGCTCGCTGGCGGACTGCTGTTCGGCGGGCTCGTCGGCGCGGTGATGGCAAAGCGCGTCAAGATGACCTCCATGCCAGAAATGGTCGCGCTTCTCAACGGCTTCGGAGGCCTCGCAAGCCTGCTTGTAGCCGCCGCGGAATACTACTTCGACATGGTTCAGGGCGACGCGCACATGCCCGACACGTTCTCGAAATTCGCAATCGCCGCGACAATCGCAATCGGCGGCATAACGTTCACCGGCTCGGTCTACGCGTGGGGCAAGCTTTCGGGCAAAATATCGGGCAAGGCAAAAACCTTCGCGGGGCAGAAGGCGCTCAACGCAGCTCTTGCGGTTCTCACGCTCGCGGCGGCGGCGGTTCTCACGGTTTCGGGAGACTTCCAGCTCGGCTTCGCGGCAATGCTCGCGGCGGTTCTGCTCTCGCTGCTGCTCGGCTTTGCGGCGGTAATGCCGATTGGCGGCGGCGACATGCCCGTTGTGATTTCGCTACTCAATTCGCTCTCGGGCTTGGCGGCGTCGGCGGCGGGCTTTGTCATCAGCAACAACGTGCTCATCGTCGCGGGCTGCCTTGTGGGCGCAAGCGGAATCATTCTCACGGTGATAATGTGCAAGTCGATGAACAGGACGCTCGGAAACGTGCTGTTCTCGGGCTTCGGATCGGGCGGCTCGAAGTCGCAAAAAGTGGAGGGCGAAATGAAGCCCATTTCGGTTGACGACGCGTACTTTGTGCTCGAAGCCGCGCAGAACGTGGTGTTCATTCCCGGATACGGAATGGCGGTCGCGCAGGCGCAGCACGCAGTCAAGGAGCTTGCCGAAATTCTCGAAAACAACGGCGCGGAGGTTGCGTTCGCAATCCACCCTGTCGCGGGGCGCATGCCGGGGCACATGAACGTGCTCCTCGCCGAAGCCGACGTTCCCTACGAACAGCTCAAAGAAATGGACGAGGCAAACAGGATTCTCGAAACCGCCGACGTGGCAATCGTCATCGGCGCGAACGACGTCGTAAACCCCGCCGCCGCCGAGGACAAGGGCAGCCCGATTTACGGAATGCCGATTATCGAGGCGTACAAGGCGAAGACCGTCTTCGCGCTCAAACGCGGCAAGGGCGCGGGCTTCTCCGGACTCGAAAACAGCCTGTTCTTCCGCCCCAACACCCGCATGATTTACGGCGACGCGAAAGCCACAATCAACGAGCTTGTGGCGAAATTCAAGGACAAATAA
- a CDS encoding NAD(P) transhydrogenase subunit alpha, producing MEIILLLFIFTLAAFLGFELISKVPSQLHTPLMSGSNAISGITIVGAMISTAGTEGSLAATILGLFALVLAAINVVGGYMVTDRMLAMFKKKGK from the coding sequence ATGGAAATAATTCTGCTTCTGTTCATATTTACGCTCGCGGCGTTTTTGGGATTCGAACTAATCTCGAAAGTGCCCAGCCAGCTCCACACGCCGCTCATGAGCGGCTCGAACGCAATCAGCGGCATCACAATCGTGGGCGCGATGATTTCCACGGCGGGAACGGAGGGAAGTCTCGCGGCTACTATCCTCGGTCTCTTCGCGCTGGTGCTTGCGGCAATCAACGTGGTCGGCGGCTACATGGTCACCGACAGAATGCTTGCGATGTTCAAAAAGAAGGGCAAATAA
- a CDS encoding NAD(P) transhydrogenase subunit alpha, producing MKNLFITSERDPRETRVAVIPPDVRKLANIGWTVNVESGAGAKAGFPDEEYKSAGANIVDADFAKNADFIAAVRKPEKERIADFKRGAFYLSLLDPFNEKELIKTFADAGITAASFEMIPRSTIAQKMDVLSSQSNLAGYVSVIKAANALKKILPMMMTPAGTISPLKFFIVGVGVAGLQAIATAKRLGARVDAFDTRPVVEEQVKSLGAKFVKIDLGETGQTAQGYAKELTPEQIELQRKGMAKVCAQSDVIITTAKLFGRKAPRIITAEMVMGMKAGSVIVDMAVESGGNVEGSKPDEIVITPNGVSIIGDTCLEASVPATASQMYSANVVNYISHFSPEGSFAPNFDDPIMKASVVARDGQIADERFK from the coding sequence ATGAAAAACCTATTTATCACCTCTGAGCGCGACCCGCGCGAAACAAGGGTCGCGGTAATTCCGCCCGACGTTCGGAAACTCGCGAACATCGGCTGGACGGTCAACGTTGAATCGGGCGCGGGCGCAAAAGCGGGCTTCCCCGACGAAGAATACAAGTCTGCCGGCGCAAACATCGTTGACGCCGACTTCGCAAAAAATGCCGACTTCATCGCCGCAGTCAGAAAACCCGAAAAGGAAAGAATTGCCGATTTCAAGCGCGGCGCGTTCTACCTCAGCCTACTCGACCCGTTCAACGAAAAGGAGCTTATTAAAACTTTCGCCGACGCGGGCATTACCGCGGCGAGTTTCGAAATGATTCCCCGCAGCACAATCGCCCAGAAAATGGACGTTCTCAGCTCGCAGTCGAACCTCGCGGGCTACGTCTCGGTAATCAAGGCGGCTAACGCGCTCAAAAAAATCCTCCCGATGATGATGACTCCCGCGGGCACGATTTCCCCGCTCAAATTCTTCATAGTCGGCGTGGGCGTCGCGGGCTTGCAGGCAATCGCAACCGCAAAGCGTCTCGGCGCGAGGGTTGACGCTTTCGACACGCGCCCCGTCGTCGAAGAGCAGGTAAAGAGCCTCGGCGCAAAGTTCGTGAAAATCGACCTCGGCGAAACGGGGCAGACCGCGCAAGGCTACGCTAAGGAGCTTACGCCGGAGCAAATCGAGCTTCAACGCAAGGGCATGGCGAAAGTCTGCGCGCAGTCGGACGTGATAATTACAACCGCAAAACTTTTCGGCAGAAAGGCACCGCGCATCATCACCGCGGAAATGGTGATGGGAATGAAAGCCGGCAGCGTAATCGTGGACATGGCGGTCGAAAGCGGCGGCAATGTCGAAGGCTCGAAGCCCGACGAAATAGTAATCACCCCCAACGGAGTGAGCATCATAGGCGACACCTGCCTCGAAGCCTCCGTGCCCGCAACCGCAAGCCAAATGTACAGCGCAAACGTCGTCAACTACATTTCGCACTTCTCGCCAGAAGGCTCTTTCGCGCCGAATTTCGACGACCCGATTATGAAGGCGTCGGTCGTGGCGCGCGACGGACAAATCGCCGACGAACGCTTCAAATAA